One Chryseobacterium wanjuense genomic region harbors:
- a CDS encoding alpha/beta hydrolase-fold protein: MRFELYSEEIDDRTVYITGNFNNWNPKDYNFQLKRLDPNNYYIEINDEILPDVIEYKFTKGGWENVELDIYGNITPNRKASKAAGKTADTVEKWRLNWGPFKKEFFPIAEIISEEFYIPQLDRYRKVWALLPYDYYVSEKTYPVLYLQDAQNLFNEGSGYGNWEIDKKLSILVEYGRGDVIVIAIEHGSEERIKEYIFDNDNVANGSEGKKYIRFITDTLKPYVDENYRTKRDRENTGIGGSSLGALISIYSGFLYPEVYSKLLIFSPSLWVEPNNNFPIMNFRVPYKTKIYLYGGAQEGSKMVKRIRIFEEYLKRWEKKNLFDFEFKTSINPEGTHSEFYWSQEFPRAIEWLFYNNRENPVEVKPQQNSIKN, encoded by the coding sequence ATGAGGTTTGAACTTTATAGTGAAGAAATCGACGACAGAACGGTGTACATTACCGGAAATTTCAATAACTGGAACCCGAAAGATTACAACTTTCAACTTAAACGGCTGGATCCGAACAACTATTATATTGAAATTAATGATGAAATCCTGCCTGATGTTATCGAATATAAATTCACAAAAGGCGGATGGGAAAACGTAGAGCTTGATATATACGGAAATATCACGCCCAACAGGAAAGCTTCAAAAGCTGCCGGAAAAACTGCTGATACTGTCGAAAAATGGAGATTAAACTGGGGACCCTTCAAAAAGGAATTTTTCCCAATTGCAGAGATCATTTCAGAGGAATTTTATATTCCTCAGCTCGACCGCTACCGAAAAGTCTGGGCTCTGTTGCCTTACGACTATTATGTTTCTGAGAAAACGTACCCTGTTTTGTATCTTCAGGACGCACAAAACCTGTTCAATGAAGGAAGCGGATACGGAAATTGGGAAATCGACAAAAAACTCTCTATTCTCGTCGAATACGGACGTGGAGATGTGATCGTCATTGCCATAGAACATGGCAGCGAAGAGAGAATTAAAGAATATATTTTCGATAATGATAATGTGGCCAACGGATCCGAAGGAAAAAAATACATCCGTTTCATTACAGATACGTTAAAACCTTATGTAGACGAAAATTACCGTACAAAAAGAGACCGGGAAAATACAGGAATCGGAGGAAGTTCTCTAGGCGCTCTCATCAGTATTTATAGTGGTTTTCTTTATCCTGAAGTCTATTCTAAATTGTTGATTTTCTCCCCCTCACTTTGGGTGGAGCCCAACAATAATTTTCCGATAATGAATTTCAGAGTACCTTACAAAACAAAAATTTATCTGTACGGCGGCGCTCAGGAAGGTTCTAAAATGGTAAAAAGAATCCGCATTTTTGAAGAATATTTAAAACGCTGGGAAAAGAAAAATCTATTTGATTTTGAATTTAAAACAAGCATTAATCCGGAAGGAACACACAGCGAATTCTACTGGTCACAGGAATTCCCGAGAGCGATTGAATGGCTGTTCTACAACAACCGTGAAAATCCGGTGGAAGTAAAACCCCAACAAAACAGTATTAAAAATTAA